A window of Primulina tabacum isolate GXHZ01 chromosome 4, ASM2559414v2, whole genome shotgun sequence contains these coding sequences:
- the LOC142543230 gene encoding uncharacterized protein LOC142543230, whose translation MGTVQMTWQPNLLKSEKRKHGGPPLGLRNLGNSCYLNSVLQCLTYTPPLANFCLRFLHSSICDLVAAKEKKGECPFCILEKRITRSLSSDAASDAPLKINSCLRIYAEHFRPGRQEDAHEFLRYVIDACHNTCLRLKKLQQQQKTRNDANVVNTGGGGETVVKEIFGGAFQSQVKCLSCGAESNKVDEIMDLSLDILHSGSLKDALQKFFQPEILDGSNKYKCDICKELVTARKQMSILEAPNVFVVQLKRFEGMYGGKVDKPIAFEEMLVLSSYMSKASQDQHPEYDLFATIVHSGCSSDSGHYYAYIKDAFGDWYCCNDSYVSLSTLQEVLSEKVYILFFSRRKPRPRANVGLIANGLKSHESNGHTASTMKKTNCVHKTVFMKQTSNQQAKTTNSTYFLESNRNKSFSVQKIGCSEKPVSVNDISAHHDNSTNSTNSLESSGIETATIQKPGVVQRPTSEKVSHHQSKTNISTTSLGFNSSKSSAIQKSGVLIEHSNGKQSSDHHAQTSNSTKSKFDQGNSCSQRKLSINGSTNRLLSAGNIKISIFKKDLKEDSGNTALSFVSVEKQKNESGLSKNSEGIEDTMSEKSLKICNGKNGPVVVGPLEGGFCENNDINTPIALSKREDRQDCQRGSFMGSTNKSSMKRKMKINQPCILLARDDQSRVAVEAFKELLRKEASLILRSCGWSHELYSFMRASKKLCQADGNSASSDYDNKRLLISHAKRNFISKVPESLKETLIERFRLISQEKQSSGI comes from the exons ATGGGCACGGTGCAGATGACGTGGCAGCCGAACCTTCTCAAGTCTGAAAAGCGCAAGCACGGTGGACCGCCTCTAGGGCTCCGAAATTTGGGCAACAGCTGCTACCTCAACTCCGTTCTCCAGTGTCTCACTTACACACCTCCTCTCGCTAATTTCTGCCTCCGATTCCTCCACTCTTCTATTT gtGATTTGGTGGCAGCAAAAGAGAAAAAGGGTGAGTGTCCCTTCTGCATATTGGAGAAACGAATTACTCGCTCTTTGAGTAGTGACGCTGCCTCAGACGcaccgttaaaaataaatagCTGTTTGAGGATATATGCTGAGCATTTTCGTCCAGGGAGGCAAGAGGATGCACATGAATTTTTGCGATATGTGATTGACGCATGCCACAACACATGTTTGAGGTTAAAGAAGTTGCAACAGCAACAAAAGACCAGGAATGACGCCAATGTAGTGAATACTGGTGGGGGTGGGGAAACAGTGGTCAAGGAGATATTTGGGGGGGCTTTTCAAAGTCAAGTGAAGTGTTTGTCATGTGGAGCCGAGTCGAATAAGGTTGATGAGATAATGGATTTAAGTCTTGACATTTTGCACAGTGGATCCCTGAAAGACGCCTTGCAGAAGTTTTTCCAGCCTGAGATTTTGGATGGAAGTAACAAATACAAGTGTGATAT TTGCAAGGAGTTGGTAACAGCAAGGAAGCAAATGTCAATACTCGAGGCTCCAAATGTCTTTGTGGTCCAATTAAAG aGGTTTGAGGGCATGTATGGTGGGAAGGTTGATAAACCCATTGCATTTGAGGAGATGTTAGTGCTTTCAAGCTACATGTCTAAAGCAAGCCAG GATCAGCATCCTGAGTATGATCTTTTTGCTACTATTGTACATTCTGGCTGTTCTTCTGATTCTGGGCACTACTATGCATACATCAAG GATGCATTTGGTGACTGGTACTGCTGCAATGATTCATATGTCTCATTGTCAACCCTTCAGGAGGTTTTGTCGGAGAAGGTCTATATCCTTTTCTTCTCTCGTAGGAAACCAAGGCCACGAGCTAATGTTGGGTTGATTGCCAATGGATTGAAGTCCCATGAGTCAAATGGACATACGGCATCGACAATGAAAAAAACAAATTGTGTACATAAAACAGTTTTTATGAAACAAACTTCCAACCAACAGGCCAAGACAACTAATTCAACCTATTTTCTCGAGTCGAACAGGaataaatcattttctgttCAAAAGATAGGTTGTTCTGAAAAACCAGTTAGCGTGAATGACATTTCAGCCCATCATGATAATAGTACTAATTCCACGAATTCCCTCGAGTCTAGTGGAATTGAAACAGCCACAATCCAAAAACCTGGTGTTGTACAGAGACCAACGAGTGAGAAAGTTTCTCACCATCAGTCCAAGACAAATATTTCAACCACTTCCCTTGGTTTTAATTCAAGTAAGTCATCTGCAATCCAGAAGTCAGGTGTGCTGATAGAACACAGCAATGGGAAGCAGTCTTCCGACCATCATGCTCAGACGAGCAATTCAACCAAATCTAAGTTTGATCAAGGGAATTCTTGTTCACAAAGGAAGCTTAGCATCAATGGGAGTACCAACCGGCTCCTTTCTGCTGGCAATATTAAGATTTCTATTTTTAAGAAAGATTTGAAGGAGGATTCTGGCAATACAGCGCTATCATTTGTTTCAGTGGAAAAACAGAAAAATGAGTCTGGTTTAAGCAAAAATTCAGAAGGCATTGAAGATACTATGAGtgaaaaatctttaaaaatctgTAATGGAAAGAATGGGCCTGTTGTAGTTGGTCCTTTAGAGGGAGGTTTTTGTGAAAATAATGATATCAATACTCCTATAGCATTGTCAAAAAGAGAAGACCGTCAGGATTGTCAGCGAGGAAGCTTCATGGGCTCCACTAACAAATCAAGCATGAAGAGAAAGATGAAAATCAATCAGCCATGCATTTTGCTTGCCAGAGATGATCAATCTCGTGTAGCAGTGGAAGCATTCAAGGAACT GCTCAGGAAAGAAGCTTCATTAATTCTACGATCATGTGGATGGTCTCATGAACTTTATAGTTTCATGCGTGCAAGTAAAAAGTTGTGTCAAGCAGATGGCAATAGCGCGTCGAGTGACTATGATAACAA
- the LOC142543229 gene encoding methylthioribose-1-phosphate isomerase isoform X2 yields the protein MVVRGAPAIAITASLSLAVEISNLRTFNGTPSDAALFISNKLDYLVSSRPTAVNLSDAATKLKELVQKVAANASEAQAVFQACIEAAEIMLEDDVASNKAIGHFGARFLQKQQTDRRKISVLTHCNTGSLATAGYGTALGVIRSLHETGVLERAYCTETRPFNQGSRLTAFELVHDNIPATLIADSAAAALMKAGRVDAVIVGADRVAANGDTANKIGTYSLALSALHHGIPFYVAAPLTSIDSSISSGEEIVIEERSAKELLRTHGGMGEQVAASGISVWNPAFDVTPATVISAIVTEKGVITREGTDSFDIRGFIEKVAASSSY from the exons ATGGTTGTTCGTGGTGCCCCAGCCATTGCAATAACGGCTTCTCTCTCCTTGGCAGTAGAAATTTCTAATTTAAGGACTTTTAATGGGACACCTAGTGATGCAGCATTATTTATAAGCAATAAATTGGATTATCTTGTGAGCAG CCGTCCGACTGCTGTAAATCTTTCAGATGCTGCAACTAAACTCAAGGAACTTGTACAGAAAGTAGCTGCCAATGCTTCAGAAGCACAGGCAGTTTTTCAG GCTTGCATTGAAGCTGCTGAAATCATGCTTGAAGATGATGTTGCTTCTAATAAAGCAATTGGACACTTTGGAGCTAGGTTTCTTCAGAAGCAGCAGACAGATAGGAGGAAGATTTCTGTTTTGACTCATTGCAACACTGGCAG TCTAGCAACAGCTGGATATGGAACTGCTCTAGGTGTGATCCGTTCACTTCATGAGACGGGGGTTCTGGAGAGGGCTTACTGTACTGAGACACGCCCCTTTAATCAA GGATCAAGACTCACTGCATTTGAGTTGGTGCACGATAACATTCCTGCAACTCTAATAGCAGATTCTGCCGCTGCAGCATTAATGAAAGCTGGGCGAGTGGATGCTGTGATTGTTGGGGCTGATCGAGTGGCAGCTAACG GTGATACTGCCAATAAGATCGGAACTTACAGCCTTGCCCTGTCGGCTTTGCATCATGGTATCCCATTTTATGTAGCTGCTCCTCTCACGTCCATCGATTCATCCATCTCTTCTGGAGAAGAAATCGTTATAGAAGAAAGATCTGCTAAAGAGTTGCTCAGAACACATGGCGGGATGGGGGAACAAGTGGCTGCTTCCGGAATTTCTGTGTGGAATCCAGCCTTCGATGTTACCCCAGCTACTGTTATTAGCGCCATTGTCACGGAAAAG GGTGTTATCACGAGAGAAGGGACTGATTCTTTTGACATAAGGGGTTTCATAGAAAAGGTGGCAGCGAGCAGCTCGTATTAG